From a region of the Pongo pygmaeus isolate AG05252 chromosome 5, NHGRI_mPonPyg2-v2.0_pri, whole genome shotgun sequence genome:
- the LOC129039380 gene encoding cytochrome c oxidase subunit 7A2, mitochondrial isoform X1, with protein MLTQDSEVVPVPAWPFSLLVFSCGGCWSVTAKMLRNLLALRQIGQRTISTASRRHFKNKVPEKQKLFQEDDEIPLYLKGGIADALLYRATMILAVGGTAYAIYELAVASFPKKQE; from the exons ATGCTTACGCAAGACTCGGAGGTAGTTCCGGTTCCGGCGTGGCCATTTTCGTTGCTGGTGTTCAGTTGTGGCGGTTGCTGGTCAGTAACAGCCAAGATGCTGCGGAATCTGCTG GCTCTTCGTCAGATTGGGCAGAGGACCATAAGCACTGCTTCCCgcaggcattttaaaaataaagttccagagaaacaaaaactgTTCCAG gagGATGATGAAATTCCACTGTATCTAAAGGGTGGGATAGCTGATGCCCTCCTGTATAGAGCCACCATGATTCTTGCAGTTGGTG gaacagCATATGCCATATATGAGCTGGCTGTGGCTTCATTTCCCAAGAAGCAGGAGTGA
- the LOC129039380 gene encoding uncharacterized protein LOC129039380 isoform X2: MLTQDSEVVPVPAWPFSLLVFSCGGCWSVTAKMLRNLLALRQIGQRTISTASRRHFKNKVPEKQKLFQEQHMPYMSWLWLHFPRSRSDFNHPSNHLVQFHSALCGPVI; encoded by the exons ATGCTTACGCAAGACTCGGAGGTAGTTCCGGTTCCGGCGTGGCCATTTTCGTTGCTGGTGTTCAGTTGTGGCGGTTGCTGGTCAGTAACAGCCAAGATGCTGCGGAATCTGCTG GCTCTTCGTCAGATTGGGCAGAGGACCATAAGCACTGCTTCCCgcaggcattttaaaaataaagttccagagaaacaaaaactgTTCCAG gaacagCATATGCCATATATGAGCTGGCTGTGGCTTCATTTCCCAAGAAGCAGGAGTGACTTTAATCATCCCAGCAATCACTTGGTTCAGTTTCATTCAGCTCTCTGTGGACCAGTAATCTGA